The following are encoded together in the Osmerus eperlanus chromosome 18, fOsmEpe2.1, whole genome shotgun sequence genome:
- the barhl1b gene encoding barH-like homeobox 1b: MEASTNGSSFGIDSLLSHRPGSPVTSKGDSLVGECRSPLEFSPRSDIESGCSSPPSPRRECVDEVSQRPGHGMALLPHLQHGQISAGSQPRTVTSSFLIRDILADCKPLAACAPYSSNGLPTQETGRLASKIADDFMDKIHSNSSSDSEYKVKEEGDREISSSRDSPHQARLKKPRKARTAFTDHQLAQLERSFERQKYLSVQDRMELAASLNLTDTQVKTWYQNRRTKWKRQTAVGLELLAEAGNYSALQRMFPSPYFYPQSLMSNLDPSAALYLYRGPSAPPPALQRPLVPRILLHGLQGGSEPPPLPQLSGVIPRPTQQR, from the exons ATGGAGGCTTCTACAAACGGTTCCAGCTTTGGGATTGACTCCTTACTTTCCCACCGACCCGGGAGTCCGGTCACATCGAAAGGGGACAGTTTGGTTGGGGAATGCCGGTCACCGCTTGAGTTCAGCCCGAGGTCCGACATAGAGAGCGGCTGCTCGTCCCCCCCTTCACCGAGGAGAGAGTGCGTGGACGAAGTATCACAGAGACCGGGTCACGGTATGGCTCTGCTGCCTCATCTCCAGCACGGACAGATCTCTGCGGGCTCGCAACCGCGAACCGTTACCTCATCTTTTCTCATAAGAGACATTCTAGCAGACTGCAAGCCGCTAGCCGCGTGCGCCCCGTACTCGAGTAACGGGCTGCCAACTCAGGAGACCGGAAGACTGGCTTCTAAAATAGCAGACGACTTCATGGACAAAATCCACAGCAACTCATCTTCCGACAGCGAATACAAAG taaaagaggagggagacagagagatctcTAGCAGCAGGGACAGTCCACATCAGGCCCGGTTGAAGAAACCCCGGAAGGCGCGAACGGCCTTCACCGACCATCAGCTGGCCCAGCTCGAGCGCAGCTTTGAACGACAGAAGTACTTGAGCGTGCAAGACCGGATGGAGTTGGCCGCTTCTCTTAACCTGACAGACACGCAGGTCAAAACGTGGTACCAGAACCGGAG GACAAAGTGGAAGAGACAGACGGCGGTTGGACTCGAACTGTTAGCTGAGGCGGGAAATTATTCTGCACTTCAGAGAATGTTTCCATCTCCATACTTTTACCCCCAAAGCCTGATGTCCAACCTGGATCCATCCGCTGCTCTATACTTGTACCGAGGCCCCTCGGCACCCCCGCCGGCTTTGCAACGACCTCTAGTCCCAAGGATTCTTCTGCACGGTTTGCAGGGGGGCAGCGAACCGCCGCCACTCCCCCAGCTCTCCGGTGTGATTCCGCGGCCAACTCAGCAGCGGTGA